From a single Sander vitreus isolate 19-12246 chromosome 2, sanVit1, whole genome shotgun sequence genomic region:
- the LOC144529406 gene encoding myeloid-associated differentiation marker-like protein 2 — protein sequence MDSQGGPYLNKRALCSPLGAARLCQLAMGCAVIAMVTHSAGYSGSQGVFCMAAWCFCFAMTVVVFFLDATRLYSCLPISWDNLTVTCAAFATLMYVTASVVYPLFFVRSECPYAGCDVRNFRIAVTVCSILGALAYGVEVALCRARPGQAVVGYMATVSGLLKVVQGFVACIIFGALANGSEYSRYAATIFCVVVYAFCFALTALVVVMTVCGRTKAVRCLPFDRFVVVCTLLEVLLYLSASVVWPVFCFDTKYGSPWRPSSCPQGRCPWDSKVVVAVFSFVNFGLYVADLIYSQRIRFVSSHVHTNSRM from the exons ATGGATTCACAGGGTGGTCCATACCTCAACAAGAGGGCCCTCTGCTCACCTCTGGGTGCTGCTCGCCTCTGTCAGTTGGCCATGGGCTGTGCTGTGATTGCCATGGTAACCCACAGTGCCGGCTACAGCGGTTCACAGGGCGTGTTCTGTATGGCAGCGTGGTGCTTCTGCTTCGCCATGACAGTTGTGGTGTTTTTCCTGGACGCCACTCGTCTCTACAGCTGCCTGCCCATATCCTGGGACAACCTTACCGTCACATGTGCTGCCTTCGCGACACTCAT gTATGTGACAGCCTCTGTGGTTTACCCGCTCTTCTTTGTCCGATCTGAGTGCCCCTACGCCGGCTGTGATGTCAGAAATTTCCGCATTGCTGTGACCGTCTGCTCCATCCTGGGTGCTCTGGCCTATGGGGTTGAAGTGGCCTTGTGCCgagccaggccaggccaggctgTGGTGGGCTACATGGCTACCGTCTCTGGCCTCCTCAAAGTCGTTCAGGGCTTTGTGGCCTGCATCATATTTGGAGCTCTGGCCAACGGGAGCGAGTATTCCCGCTATGCTGCCACAATCTTCTGTGTTGTCGTCTATGCTTTCTGCTTTGCTCTGACTGCACTGGTGGTCGTCATGACAGTGTGTGGGCGGACCAAGGCGGTGCGCTGCTTGCCCTTTGACCGCTTCGTGGTGGTGTGCACCCTTCTGGAAGTTCTGCTCTACCTGAGCGCATCAGTGGTGTGGCCAGTGTtctgctttgacacaaaatatggCTCTCCATGGAGACCGTCGTCATGCCCTCAGGGGAGGTGTCCGTGGGACAGCAAGGTTGTGGTGGCGGTGTTCTCCTTTGTCAACTTTGGACTATATGTGGCGGACCTGATCTATTCCCAGAGGATACGATTTGTCTCCTCCCATGTGCACACTAACTCACGAATGTAG
- the pycr1b gene encoding pyrroline-5-carboxylate reductase 1b, protein MSVGFIGAGQLAHALVKGFTAAGVIATHRITASSPDSDLPTVSGLRKMGVNLTTSNKETVSKSDVLFLAVKPHIIPFVLDEIGPDIEDRHLIVSCAAGVTISSIEKKLLQYRPAPKVMRCMTNTPVVVREGATVYATGTHAEVEDGKLLEQLMASVGYCTEVEEDLIDAVTGLSGSGPAYAFTALDALADGGVKMGLPRRLAVRLGAQALLGAAKMLLDSEQHPGQLKDNVCSPGGATIHALHVMESGGFRSLLINAVEASCIRTRELQYLADQERISPAAIKKTTLDKVLQQPGVAVGGVANGNGKSGLSLFNNRGPNIKKKN, encoded by the exons ATGAGTGTTGGGTTCATTGGAGCGGGCCAGCTGGCTCACGCACTGGTGAAAGGCTTCACAGCTGCAG GTGTGATTGCTACACACAGGATAACAGCCAGCTCCCCAGACTCAGATTTGCCCACTGTGTCAGGGCTGAGG AAAATGGGGGTGAACCTGACGACTAGCAACAAAGAGACCGTCAGTAAGAGTGATGTCCTCTTCCTGGCTGTGAAACCCCACATCATCCCCTTTGTTCTGGATGAGATTGGGCCAGATATTGAGGACCGTCATCTCATAGTTTCCTGTGCGGCAGGCGTCACCATCAGCTCCATAGAGAAG AAGCTGCTTCAATACCGTCCAGCTCCTAAAGTCATGAGGTGTATGACTAATACTCCAGTGGTGGTGAGAGAGGGAGCTACAGTGTACGCCACTGGGACACACGCAGAG GTGGAGGATGGAAAGTTACTGGAGCAGCTGATGGCTAGTGTGGGTTACTGCACGGAGGTGGAGGAGGACCTCATTGATGCTGTCACTGGGCTGAGTGGCAGTGGACCGGCCTAC GCATTCACAGCCCTGGATGCTCTTGCAGACGGAGGAGTGAAGATGGGTCTGCCCAGAAGACTGGCTGTTAGACTTGGAGCTCAGGCCCTTTTG GGAGCCGCTAAGATGCTGCTTGACTCGGAGCAACACCCCGGCCAACTGAAGGACAACGTGTGCTCACCAGGGGGCGCCACCATCCACGCCCTGCACGTCATGGAGAGCGGCGGCTTCCGCAGTCTCTTGATCAATGCGGTGGAGGCTTCATGCATTAGGACAAG GGAGCTGCAGTATCTGGCAGACCAGGAGCGCATCTCTCCAGCAGCCATTAAGAAAACTACACTGGACAAGGTGCTCCAGCAGCCCGGAGTCGCAGTCGGCGGAGTGGCTAATGGGAACGGCAAATCGGGGCTCAGTCTGTTCAACAATCGCGGCCCCAATATCAAGAAGAAGAACTGA